One stretch of Streptomyces hygroscopicus DNA includes these proteins:
- a CDS encoding ABC transporter, producing MGTMELVSDVSALFGRHMRHLARIPEKLLSVTLMPVAYVIVFGVLFGSAISVPGSDYRSYLMAGIFTQMMLTNVGNTALGVAGDLGNGVVDRFRSLPMSRSAVLIGRTLSDVALAVIACVTMAVVGYLIGWRVHQGIPKAIAGFGILLLLGYAMSWLGALIGLLARSAEAVNSIAFMLVMPLTFLSNAFIPLNGLPGWLRLLCEWNPVSAVVAACRELFGNTSTGTGKSALPVQYPIPLSLALIALLLAIVVPAAVGAYRKAAAR from the coding sequence GTGGGCACCATGGAACTCGTCAGCGACGTCTCCGCACTGTTCGGCCGCCATATGCGGCATCTGGCCCGCATTCCGGAGAAGCTCCTCAGTGTGACGCTGATGCCGGTCGCGTACGTGATCGTCTTCGGTGTGCTGTTCGGCAGCGCGATCTCCGTTCCGGGCAGCGACTACCGCTCGTATCTGATGGCCGGCATCTTCACCCAGATGATGCTCACCAACGTGGGCAACACCGCGCTGGGTGTCGCCGGAGACCTCGGCAACGGAGTGGTCGACCGCTTCCGCTCCCTTCCCATGTCCCGGTCGGCCGTACTGATCGGGCGCACCCTCTCCGATGTGGCGCTCGCCGTCATCGCCTGTGTCACGATGGCCGTCGTCGGATACCTCATCGGCTGGCGGGTGCACCAGGGCATCCCCAAGGCCATCGCCGGATTCGGCATCCTGCTGCTGCTCGGCTACGCCATGTCCTGGCTGGGCGCCCTCATCGGACTGCTGGCGCGCAGCGCCGAAGCGGTCAACTCCATCGCGTTCATGCTGGTCATGCCGCTCACCTTCCTCTCCAACGCGTTCATTCCGCTGAATGGACTGCCCGGCTGGCTGCGGCTGCTGTGCGAGTGGAACCCGGTGAGCGCCGTGGTGGCCGCCTGCCGCGAACTCTTCGGCAACACCTCGACCGGCACCGGCAAGAGCGCCCTCCCCGTCCAGTACCCCATCCCGCTGTCCCTCGCGCTGATCGCGCTGCTGCTCGCCATCGTCGTCCCCGCCGCCGTCGGCGCCTATCGCAAGGCCGCCGCCCGCTGA
- a CDS encoding ABC transporter, with product MDIAIEAEGIRKRYGDHEALRGVDLSVPAGTLLGLLGPNGAGKTTTVRVLATLLEADEGRASVAGYDVRTQPREVRRRIGLTGQYAALDERLTGRENLQLVGVLHRLGRRGAKARAEVLLDRLGLGQFADRTVKTYSGGTRRRLDLAASLIADPKVLFLDEPTTGLDPTSRLILWDMIREQLAGGVTVLMTTQYLEEADQLADRIAVIDGGRVIADGTSDELKAKVGGERLEVTVQDDASIPAAVTALRTVTAMEPVVEQHGRMVSVSLRDQLKTVAEAACALDAAQVRPIGFAVRRPSLDDVFLALTGGTTSKEG from the coding sequence GTGGATATAGCCATAGAGGCCGAGGGGATCCGAAAGAGATACGGGGACCACGAGGCGCTGCGCGGCGTGGACCTGTCCGTTCCGGCGGGAACGCTCCTCGGCCTACTCGGCCCCAACGGAGCGGGCAAGACGACGACGGTACGGGTGCTGGCCACGCTGCTGGAAGCCGACGAGGGCCGCGCGAGTGTCGCCGGATACGACGTACGCACTCAGCCGCGCGAGGTGCGCCGCAGGATCGGCCTCACCGGTCAGTACGCCGCCCTCGACGAAAGGCTCACCGGTCGGGAGAACCTCCAGCTCGTCGGGGTGCTCCACCGTCTGGGCCGCCGCGGGGCGAAGGCTCGCGCCGAGGTGCTGCTCGACCGGCTCGGCCTGGGCCAGTTCGCCGACCGCACGGTCAAGACGTACTCCGGTGGCACCCGGAGACGGCTGGACCTGGCCGCCAGCCTCATCGCCGACCCCAAGGTGCTCTTCCTCGACGAGCCGACCACCGGCCTCGACCCGACCAGCAGACTCATCCTCTGGGACATGATCCGCGAGCAACTGGCCGGCGGTGTCACGGTCCTGATGACCACCCAGTACCTCGAAGAGGCCGATCAGCTCGCCGACCGGATCGCGGTGATCGACGGCGGGCGCGTGATCGCCGACGGCACTTCGGACGAACTCAAGGCCAAGGTGGGCGGCGAACGCCTCGAGGTGACCGTGCAGGACGACGCCTCGATCCCCGCGGCCGTCACCGCCCTGCGGACAGTCACCGCCATGGAGCCGGTCGTCGAACAACACGGACGGATGGTTTCCGTATCCCTCCGCGACCAGCTCAAAACAGTCGCCGAGGCCGCCTGTGCCCTGGACGCCGCCCAGGTGCGGCCCATCGGATTCGCCGTACGGCGGCCCTCGCTCGACGATGTGTTCCTCGCCCTTACCGGCGGCACCACCAGCAAGGAAGGGTAG
- a CDS encoding aldehyde dehydrogenase, whose protein sequence is MPTPQPRRTPGPRGEPFAVLDPATGEVFGEAPDQRPDELDAIVDRAHDAWRDWRADPVARTTALFAAADAVEAAGADLAPLLTREQGKPLAESYAEIARAAARLRYFAELDPVPQPITDGRPVRAEVRWRPLGPVAAIVPWNFPLQLASAKFAPALAAGNTMVLKPSPFTPLATRLLGSVLSAALPQDVLTIVTGREPLGARLASHPGIRHVTFTGSIATGRAVARGAAASLARVTLELGGNDAAILLEDVDVERIADRLFWAAFRNCGQVCMAVKRVYAPDRLYSQVVEALAERAKTVVVGPGLDPGSQLGPVCNAPQLARVERCTAQALADGARAVAGGHRLEGPGYFFAPTILADVPSGSPVVTEEQFGPVLPVLPYGRLDEAVEAANDTGFGLGGSVWGTDLDRAEAVAGRLECGTAWINHHAELSLAQPFAGIKDSGVGVAGGPWGLYGNLRPFVVHRPEEA, encoded by the coding sequence ATGCCGACACCTCAGCCCCGTCGCACGCCGGGGCCCCGCGGCGAGCCCTTCGCCGTCCTCGATCCGGCGACGGGCGAGGTCTTCGGCGAGGCTCCCGACCAGCGGCCGGACGAGTTGGACGCCATCGTCGACCGGGCCCACGATGCCTGGCGCGACTGGCGAGCCGACCCCGTCGCCCGCACCACCGCGCTGTTCGCGGCGGCCGACGCCGTCGAGGCGGCCGGGGCCGACCTCGCTCCGCTGCTCACCCGTGAGCAGGGCAAGCCCCTGGCCGAGTCGTACGCGGAGATCGCCCGCGCGGCGGCCCGCCTGCGCTACTTCGCCGAACTGGACCCGGTGCCCCAGCCGATCACAGACGGCCGGCCGGTACGCGCCGAGGTCCGCTGGCGACCGCTCGGGCCCGTCGCCGCGATCGTCCCGTGGAACTTTCCCCTCCAGCTCGCGTCGGCGAAGTTCGCGCCCGCGCTCGCCGCGGGCAACACGATGGTGCTCAAGCCCTCCCCGTTCACGCCCCTCGCCACACGGCTGCTGGGGTCTGTCCTCTCCGCCGCCCTCCCTCAGGACGTCCTGACGATCGTCACCGGTCGCGAGCCCCTCGGCGCCCGCCTCGCCTCCCATCCGGGGATCCGCCATGTGACCTTCACCGGTTCGATTGCCACCGGACGGGCCGTCGCCAGGGGCGCGGCGGCCTCGCTCGCCCGGGTCACCCTGGAGCTGGGCGGCAACGACGCCGCCATCCTGCTGGAGGACGTGGACGTGGAGCGGATCGCGGACCGGCTGTTCTGGGCGGCGTTCCGCAACTGCGGGCAGGTCTGCATGGCGGTCAAGCGCGTCTACGCCCCGGACCGGCTCTACTCCCAGGTGGTCGAGGCCCTCGCGGAGCGCGCGAAGACCGTCGTCGTCGGACCCGGTCTCGACCCGGGCTCGCAGCTGGGGCCGGTCTGCAACGCACCCCAGCTGGCCCGGGTCGAGCGCTGCACGGCCCAGGCGCTGGCGGACGGTGCCAGAGCCGTGGCCGGTGGTCACCGGCTGGAGGGGCCGGGTTACTTCTTCGCCCCGACGATCCTGGCCGATGTCCCCTCCGGCAGCCCGGTGGTGACGGAGGAGCAGTTCGGCCCGGTCCTGCCGGTGCTGCCGTACGGCCGCCTGGACGAGGCCGTCGAGGCGGCCAACGACACCGGCTTCGGGCTGGGCGGCTCGGTATGGGGAACCGACCTCGACCGGGCCGAGGCGGTGGCCGGCCGGCTGGAGTGCGGGACGGCGTGGATCAACCACCACGCCGAACTGTCCCTCGCCCAGCCCTTCGCGGGCATCAAGGACAGCGGTGTCGGCGTCGCGGGCGGGCCGTGGGGGCTCTACGGAAACCTCAGGCCGTTCGTCGTGCACCGTCCGGAGGAGGCGTGA
- a CDS encoding alcohol dehydrogenase: MTKRFGAAVLRSYESPFAVEEVILNAGPADGEILIRVAGCGMCRTDLAVRGSAGRSPLPAVLGHEGAGVVVETGGPDTGLSVGDHVVLSFDSCGHCRSCLGAAPAYCDSFASLNLFGGRTENVARFTDAAGVALAPRWFGQSSFAEYAMVPARNAVRVDSSLPIELLGPLGCGFLTGAGAVFNSFGTGPGDTIAVFGAGAVGLAAVMAATAAGAVTVAVDRHPERLALAERLGASPLHAASAGLPERIRQLTDGGPQYALDTTGSAQLINDALRALRPTGHLGLVARLHTALPLEPGTLDRGRRISHICEGDAVPGLLIPRLTGLWQAGRFPFDQLIRTYPLADINEAERDCDAGRVVKPVLIPAGTGR; the protein is encoded by the coding sequence GTGACGAAGAGGTTCGGTGCGGCGGTACTGCGCTCGTACGAGAGCCCGTTCGCCGTCGAGGAGGTGATCCTGAACGCGGGGCCGGCCGACGGCGAGATCCTGATCAGGGTCGCGGGCTGCGGGATGTGCCGGACCGATCTCGCGGTCCGGGGTTCGGCGGGCCGCTCACCGCTGCCGGCGGTGCTCGGCCACGAGGGGGCCGGGGTCGTGGTGGAGACGGGCGGCCCGGACACCGGGCTCAGCGTCGGCGACCATGTCGTGCTCAGCTTCGACTCCTGCGGACACTGCCGGAGCTGTCTGGGCGCGGCCCCGGCCTACTGTGACTCCTTCGCCTCGCTCAACCTCTTCGGAGGGCGCACGGAGAACGTGGCACGGTTCACCGACGCGGCCGGAGTCGCCTTGGCCCCCCGGTGGTTCGGCCAGTCCTCGTTCGCCGAGTACGCGATGGTCCCGGCTCGCAACGCCGTCCGGGTCGATTCCTCGCTGCCCATCGAACTGCTAGGACCACTCGGCTGCGGCTTCCTCACCGGCGCCGGAGCGGTCTTCAACTCCTTCGGTACCGGCCCCGGCGACACCATCGCGGTCTTCGGCGCGGGGGCTGTGGGCCTGGCCGCGGTGATGGCGGCCACCGCCGCCGGGGCGGTGACCGTGGCCGTCGACCGGCACCCCGAACGGCTGGCCCTCGCCGAGCGGCTCGGCGCGAGCCCGCTGCACGCCGCATCGGCCGGCCTCCCCGAGCGCATTCGGCAACTCACCGACGGTGGCCCGCAGTACGCGCTGGACACCACGGGCTCCGCCCAACTGATCAACGACGCGCTCCGGGCCCTGCGCCCGACCGGCCACCTCGGCCTGGTGGCACGACTCCACACCGCGCTGCCGCTCGAACCGGGCACTCTGGACCGGGGCCGGAGGATCTCCCACATCTGCGAGGGGGACGCGGTGCCGGGGCTGCTGATTCCGCGGCTGACCGGGCTGTGGCAGGCCGGGCGGTTTCCCTTCGACCAGCTGATCCGTACGTACCCGCTCGCCGACATCAACGAGGCCGAACGCGACTGCGACGCGGGCCGCGTGGTCAAACCCGTCCTGATTCCGGCGGGGACGGGCCGATGA
- a CDS encoding S-adenosyl-L-methionine-dependent methyltransferase yields the protein MSEAFNATAHPIDRHIIRTSYSSLFVVSARTKGGHMVGTAHRSAGVEGVEGGVGLTALLVAAARAIETHRDDSLARDVFAEHFVLAAPASAGWPVRIQQVPDGDADPLWGRFARYFGLRTRVLDDFLLRSVQAGGARQVVLLGAGLDTRAFRLDWPSGCVIFEIDREGVLAFKHQVLGGLSATPKAARVPIPIDLRADWVTALTDAGFDKAAPSVWLAEGLLFYLPGAAERYLIDTVDLLSTGGSALAFEVKLEKDLLAYRDSPLYTSTKHQIGIDLLNLFDSEPRPDSAGDLAAKGWSTSVHTPFDFTRQHGRGPLPEQNDALAGNRWVFANKPQP from the coding sequence ATGAGCGAGGCGTTCAACGCCACCGCCCATCCGATCGACCGCCATATCATTCGTACCTCGTATTCCTCGCTGTTCGTAGTCTCTGCTCGCACCAAGGGAGGACACATGGTCGGCACAGCGCATCGGAGCGCCGGTGTGGAAGGCGTGGAAGGGGGTGTGGGTCTGACCGCTCTCCTGGTCGCCGCGGCACGGGCGATCGAGACCCACCGCGACGACAGCCTGGCACGGGATGTCTTCGCGGAGCACTTCGTGCTCGCCGCACCGGCGTCCGCGGGCTGGCCGGTCCGCATACAGCAGGTTCCGGACGGAGACGCGGATCCGCTGTGGGGGCGATTCGCGCGCTACTTCGGGCTGCGGACGAGGGTCCTCGACGACTTTCTCCTCCGGTCGGTACAAGCGGGAGGCGCCCGCCAAGTGGTCCTGCTCGGGGCCGGGTTGGATACGCGGGCGTTCCGGCTCGATTGGCCTTCCGGCTGTGTGATCTTCGAGATCGACAGGGAAGGCGTGCTGGCGTTCAAGCACCAGGTGCTCGGCGGACTGTCGGCCACCCCGAAGGCGGCACGCGTGCCGATCCCGATCGATCTGCGCGCCGACTGGGTCACAGCGCTGACCGACGCCGGCTTCGACAAGGCCGCACCGAGCGTCTGGCTGGCCGAGGGGCTCCTGTTCTACCTGCCAGGCGCCGCCGAGAGGTATCTCATCGATACGGTGGACCTGTTGAGCACCGGTGGCAGCGCCCTGGCGTTCGAGGTCAAGCTCGAGAAGGACTTGTTGGCATACCGCGACAGCCCGCTCTACACCTCTACAAAACACCAGATCGGCATCGACCTGCTCAACCTGTTCGACAGCGAACCGCGGCCCGACTCCGCAGGTGACCTGGCGGCCAAGGGCTGGTCCACATCGGTCCACACCCCCTTCGACTTCACCCGCCAACACGGGCGCGGCCCGCTGCCCGAGCAGAACGACGCGCTGGCGGGCAACCGATGGGTGTTCGCGAACAAACCCCAGCCGTAA
- a CDS encoding molybdenum metabolism regulator — protein sequence MQGDRPPRRSRQPPPCLLGPRLRRRIRSCHRKAADLDIFWLDLHEGILNVSDREHRGVTAYAPDGGGELWHTPTRGGALFGWQEDDAAYVGIARRVVQRLSKATGAIEATYACDSAVHSCATSPSGRRSIPKCDTGARCALCRGRPAPGGRRLLPGPR from the coding sequence GTGCAAGGAGACCGTCCGCCGCGGCGCTCGCGACAGCCGCCGCCCTGTCTACTGGGTCCACGGCTTCGACGACGTATCCGGAGTTGCCACAGGAAGGCAGCGGACCTCGACATCTTCTGGCTGGACCTCCACGAGGGCATCCTGAACGTCTCGGACCGCGAGCATCGGGGCGTCACCGCCTACGCGCCCGACGGCGGCGGCGAGCTGTGGCACACGCCCACCCGGGGCGGCGCCCTGTTCGGATGGCAAGAGGACGACGCCGCATACGTGGGCATCGCGCGCCGGGTGGTCCAACGGCTGTCGAAGGCGACCGGCGCCATCGAGGCCACCTACGCCTGCGACAGCGCGGTGCACTCGTGCGCCACCTCGCCCAGCGGACGGCGTTCAATTCCCAAGTGCGATACGGGAGCCCGGTGCGCGCTATGCCGTGGACGCCCTGCACCTGGCGGCAGGCGGCTTCTACCGGGCCCGCGGTGA
- a CDS encoding aminotransferase: protein MARRGRNALQATRNRSLKGHHGTSLATWARPDGGCFIALSVLDGRAREVVRLAAEAGIAATPVGATHPYGITVCVRRAGYERLTAQQD from the coding sequence TTGGCTCGACGAGGTCGCAACGCCTTACAGGCCACCCGCAATCGTTCACTCAAAGGGCATCATGGCACCAGTCTCGCCACCTGGGCACGGCCGGATGGCGGCTGCTTCATCGCGCTCAGCGTCCTCGACGGCCGCGCCCGCGAAGTGGTGCGCCTGGCCGCCGAGGCCGGTATCGCCGCCACGCCGGTCGGGGCCACTCACCCCTACGGCATCACCGTGTGCGTGCGGCGCGCCGGCTACGAGAGGCTGACCGCCCAGCAAGACTGA
- a CDS encoding lysine 2,3-aminomutase, whose translation MNIGKFTPYNGKTIQRAPQWARVPEELREAVTVVSQVLPFRTNQYVLDELINWDSIPDDPIFRLNFPHRAMLDDADYVTLRDAIAAGDKGRIAFHVGRLREQMNPHPAGQQTHNIPELDGEEVSGIQHKYSQTVLFFPKAGQSCHAYCTFCFRWPQFVGDDELAFAAKDARGLTAYLARHREVTDVLITGGDPLIMRTKTLTRYIEPLLTPEFEHIQNIRIGTKSVAYWPQRFVTDRDADELIRLFERVVTAGKHLAIMGHYNHPAELRPDIAQTALKRIIATGANTRLQSPVLRHINDNAEAWRELWTTGVRLGAIPYYMFVERDTGARSYFEIPLVRAYEIFRDAYQRVSGLARTVRGPSMSAFPGKVLIDGTPTIRGEKVFALQLLQGRNADWARRPFYAEYDPHATWFDQLIPAFGAEKFFFEDELPAPAPEARELTVVGA comes from the coding sequence TTGAATATCGGCAAGTTCACGCCCTACAATGGAAAAACAATTCAACGCGCCCCACAATGGGCCCGGGTGCCCGAGGAACTCCGCGAGGCCGTCACTGTGGTCTCCCAGGTTCTCCCGTTCCGCACCAATCAGTACGTACTGGATGAGCTCATCAACTGGGACAGCATCCCGGACGACCCCATCTTCCGGCTGAACTTCCCCCACCGGGCAATGCTGGACGACGCCGACTACGTCACCCTGCGGGATGCCATCGCCGCCGGCGACAAAGGGCGGATCGCGTTTCACGTGGGGAGGCTCCGCGAGCAGATGAACCCCCACCCTGCCGGCCAGCAAACCCACAACATACCCGAGTTGGACGGCGAGGAAGTCTCGGGGATCCAGCACAAGTACTCCCAGACAGTACTGTTCTTCCCCAAAGCCGGACAGTCCTGCCATGCCTACTGCACGTTCTGCTTCCGCTGGCCGCAGTTCGTCGGCGACGACGAACTCGCCTTCGCCGCCAAGGATGCCCGGGGTCTGACCGCCTACCTCGCCCGTCACCGGGAGGTCACCGACGTCCTGATCACCGGCGGCGACCCGCTGATCATGCGGACAAAAACTCTGACCCGCTATATCGAACCACTCCTGACGCCGGAGTTCGAGCACATCCAGAACATCCGGATCGGCACCAAATCGGTCGCCTACTGGCCCCAGAGGTTCGTCACCGACCGGGATGCCGACGAACTCATCCGGCTGTTCGAGCGGGTTGTCACCGCTGGTAAGCACCTGGCGATCATGGGCCACTACAACCACCCCGCCGAGCTGCGTCCCGACATCGCACAGACCGCCCTGAAGCGGATCATCGCCACAGGCGCGAACACGCGCCTCCAGTCGCCGGTGCTCAGGCACATCAACGACAACGCCGAGGCGTGGCGGGAGCTGTGGACGACCGGGGTGCGGCTGGGCGCCATCCCCTACTACATGTTCGTCGAACGCGATACCGGCGCCCGCTCCTACTTCGAGATTCCCCTGGTGAGGGCGTACGAGATCTTCCGCGACGCATACCAGCGGGTCTCCGGCCTTGCCCGTACCGTGCGCGGCCCGTCGATGAGCGCGTTTCCCGGCAAGGTTCTCATCGACGGCACGCCCACCATCCGCGGCGAGAAGGTGTTCGCCCTTCAGCTCCTTCAGGGGCGCAACGCGGACTGGGCCCGCCGACCGTTCTACGCCGAGTACGATCCGCACGCGACCTGGTTCGACCAGCTCATCCCGGCGTTCGGGGCGGAGAAGTTCTTCTTTGAGGACGAACTTCCGGCCCCGGCGCCCGAGGCTCGTGAACTGACGGTGGTGGGCGCATGA
- a CDS encoding beta-lactamase — translation MSRLPTHELLALRFGTQTGRLARENFLFADDRCATDTPAGFDFYIWVIRGQDQVIVVDTGFAAHTGARRGREQLHHPVEALAGLGIDPTDVSHLLITHMHWDHAGHLAAFPTARVHLQERELAFCTGRAMRHAAPRRPFEAEDVNAVIRLLFDERLTLHEGPATIVPGVEVHPAPGHTPGLQVVRVHTKRGWVVLASDSSHLWANIRRRAPFPILDHLASMVEAYETVEDLADGVDHVIPGHDPQVATRFPRVADAPRWVQLHEDPIAPYSDPAELELSERVIS, via the coding sequence ATGAGCCGGCTGCCAACCCACGAACTCCTCGCGCTCAGGTTCGGGACTCAGACGGGGCGACTCGCGCGGGAGAACTTCCTGTTCGCCGACGACCGCTGCGCCACCGACACTCCGGCTGGGTTCGACTTCTACATCTGGGTCATCCGAGGTCAGGATCAGGTGATCGTCGTCGATACCGGGTTTGCCGCCCACACGGGTGCGCGGCGTGGCCGCGAGCAACTTCATCACCCGGTCGAGGCCCTCGCCGGTCTTGGCATCGACCCCACCGACGTGTCGCATCTGCTGATCACGCACATGCACTGGGACCATGCCGGTCACCTCGCCGCCTTCCCCACAGCTCGCGTTCATCTCCAAGAGCGGGAGCTCGCGTTCTGCACCGGCCGCGCCATGCGCCATGCCGCACCCCGCCGCCCCTTCGAGGCGGAGGATGTGAACGCGGTGATTCGGCTGCTGTTCGACGAGCGCCTCACCCTGCACGAGGGCCCAGCGACGATTGTGCCCGGCGTCGAGGTGCACCCGGCCCCTGGGCATACCCCCGGCCTTCAAGTAGTGCGCGTTCACACGAAGCGTGGCTGGGTGGTGTTGGCGAGCGATTCGTCGCACCTGTGGGCCAACATCCGTCGCCGGGCCCCGTTCCCGATCCTCGACCACCTCGCCTCCATGGTCGAGGCGTACGAGACCGTCGAAGATCTGGCGGACGGCGTCGACCACGTCATCCCCGGTCATGATCCTCAGGTCGCCACCCGCTTCCCCCGGGTAGCGGACGCCCCCCGCTGGGTGCAGTTGCACGAGGATCCCATAGCCCCGTACAGCGACCCGGCGGAGCTGGAGCTGAGCGAGCGGGTGATCTCGTGA
- a CDS encoding MFS transporter has translation MTAREVDEAAPAETAVHSAGPYKWVVLAVAVTALTSGSIVYSGVSVLLPFWKDTYHLSAATAALAATAIQAGPITSMLIIGRAIDRYGERWVVSLTMIAMGITAFIAAAAGRNYPVLLLFILVMGAFYGSILPGGQRAITRWFEPGLRGMATGIRQAGLPIGASIAGAILPAVALHHSWTAAMVVQGVAGILGGVVFAAFHRKAGDATTSARKTPVNLRRLILGLVRDRAVRSLLIAGLALAAFQYVFSVQILIFLNDHLRIPIVTAGFMYSVAQAAGIAGRIGLAWISDRLWPGMRMRSLKWLLAFSAIPIAALSMLTPGSPRVLAYALCTLLGLLSVGWYPLYLVQVTDVAPQHAVASTISFAITLNQIVAAALPPLFGALVGATGYTVGWLFLVVILVLTAAQLHRTQAAPNPISSQTS, from the coding sequence GTGACCGCGCGAGAGGTCGACGAGGCAGCGCCCGCCGAGACGGCTGTCCACTCAGCGGGCCCGTACAAGTGGGTCGTGCTCGCCGTCGCCGTTACCGCGCTGACCTCTGGCTCGATCGTCTACTCCGGCGTCAGTGTCCTGCTGCCGTTCTGGAAGGACACCTACCACCTGTCCGCGGCCACCGCTGCTCTCGCGGCCACGGCGATCCAGGCTGGGCCGATCACCTCGATGCTGATCATCGGGCGGGCCATCGACCGCTACGGAGAGCGCTGGGTCGTCTCTCTCACGATGATCGCCATGGGCATCACGGCGTTCATCGCCGCGGCCGCGGGTCGCAATTACCCTGTGCTGCTGCTGTTCATCCTGGTGATGGGCGCCTTCTACGGATCTATCCTGCCTGGCGGGCAGCGGGCCATCACCCGCTGGTTCGAACCCGGCCTACGAGGTATGGCCACCGGCATACGCCAAGCCGGTCTGCCGATCGGCGCCTCCATCGCCGGCGCCATCCTGCCCGCCGTCGCCCTGCACCACAGCTGGACCGCGGCCATGGTCGTCCAGGGAGTGGCCGGCATTCTCGGGGGCGTGGTCTTCGCCGCCTTCCACCGCAAGGCGGGTGACGCCACTACGAGTGCGCGAAAGACACCGGTAAACCTGCGCCGCTTGATCCTCGGCCTCGTACGCGACAGGGCTGTCCGCTCGCTTCTCATCGCCGGACTCGCTTTGGCCGCGTTCCAGTACGTGTTCTCCGTGCAGATCTTGATCTTCCTCAACGATCACCTGCGCATCCCGATTGTCACGGCGGGCTTCATGTACTCGGTGGCCCAGGCTGCCGGAATCGCCGGCCGGATCGGTCTCGCCTGGATCAGTGACCGTCTCTGGCCCGGCATGCGGATGCGCTCCTTGAAGTGGCTTCTCGCCTTCTCCGCGATCCCGATCGCCGCGCTCAGTATGTTGACCCCCGGCTCGCCCCGCGTGCTCGCATACGCGCTCTGCACGCTGCTGGGCCTGCTCAGCGTCGGCTGGTACCCGCTCTACCTCGTACAGGTCACCGACGTCGCCCCCCAGCACGCGGTCGCCTCCACAATCAGCTTCGCGATCACCCTGAACCAGATCGTCGCCGCCGCCCTGCCACCGCTGTTCGGCGCGCTCGTCGGCGCCACCGGCTACACGGTCGGCTGGCTCTTCCTGGTGGTCATTCTGGTTCTGACGGCTGCCCAACTGCACCGCACTCAGGCCGCCCCAAACCCCATCTCATCGCAGACCTCCTGA
- a CDS encoding IS630 family transposase, which translates to MAASASFRLRRAIVVLMSAQGRTVRDITSLMQVGEGHVRDVIHAFNERGSTALDLKWSGGRPKAISERVHEHIRLIARTSPVDWNIVAFSTWSLAR; encoded by the coding sequence GTGGCCGCCAGCGCGTCGTTCCGGCTGCGGCGGGCGATCGTGGTGCTGATGTCCGCCCAGGGCCGGACAGTCAGGGACATCACCTCGCTGATGCAGGTCGGCGAGGGGCACGTCCGTGATGTCATCCACGCCTTCAACGAGCGGGGGTCTACCGCGCTGGACCTGAAATGGAGCGGGGGACGCCCGAAGGCGATCAGTGAGCGGGTACACGAGCACATCCGCCTGATCGCCCGGACGTCCCCCGTGGACTGGAACATCGTCGCCTTCTCCACCTGGAGCCTGGCCAGGTGA
- a CDS encoding GDSL family lipase yields the protein MTITVRSGSTVMFTGDSITDCQRLESEDGLGFGYPLRVAGEWGLRYPDRPVTWLNTGIGGNKVMDLEARWQTDVLDARPDVVSILVGVNDMGWHTLDPKGYVIPVEEFEAGYDRLLAPLAEAGTKLILIEPFLLPIHGVVEAGAGVVRIGEEERKEWRTDLDPKIQVVRELARKYGAQLLAADGMFAELAATTGPEYWAADGVHPTPAGHAALAAAWLRLVV from the coding sequence ATGACGATCACCGTCCGATCGGGAAGCACCGTGATGTTCACCGGCGATTCGATCACCGACTGCCAACGGCTGGAGAGCGAAGACGGTCTGGGGTTCGGATACCCGCTGCGCGTCGCGGGCGAGTGGGGGCTCCGGTACCCGGACCGGCCCGTGACCTGGCTGAACACCGGGATCGGGGGCAACAAGGTAATGGACCTCGAGGCTCGCTGGCAGACAGACGTACTCGACGCACGCCCGGACGTGGTGTCGATCCTCGTCGGGGTCAACGACATGGGCTGGCACACGCTGGACCCCAAGGGGTATGTGATCCCCGTGGAGGAGTTCGAAGCGGGCTATGACCGCCTGCTCGCGCCCCTCGCCGAGGCGGGCACGAAGCTGATCCTCATCGAGCCGTTCCTCCTGCCGATCCACGGCGTCGTCGAGGCCGGTGCCGGTGTCGTGCGCATCGGAGAGGAAGAGCGCAAGGAATGGCGCACCGACCTGGACCCGAAGATCCAGGTCGTGCGCGAGCTCGCCCGCAAGTACGGCGCGCAGCTGCTCGCCGCAGACGGCATGTTCGCCGAGCTCGCCGCGACCACCGGGCCGGAGTACTGGGCCGCGGATGGCGTACACCCGACGCCGGCCGGTCATGCCGCACTCGCGGCGGCCTGGCTGCGCCTGGTCGTGTGA